In Pseudomonadota bacterium, the following are encoded in one genomic region:
- the hxsD gene encoding His-Xaa-Ser system protein HxsD translates to MKEIVKKISDNQLLIEVNKKIYEFEAILQTSYKFTDKCYINIDSISEDIIGVYFKKKDEGDVSLEEVVDKFCNELIDQQVRVVVERSCGSIRDEIVKKAFSPIN, encoded by the coding sequence ATGAAAGAAATAGTTAAAAAGATAAGTGATAATCAATTACTCATTGAAGTAAATAAAAAAATATACGAGTTTGAAGCCATCCTACAAACATCATACAAATTTACTGATAAATGTTATATAAATATTGATTCTATTTCAGAAGACATCATTGGGGTATATTTTAAGAAAAAAGACGAAGGTGATGTTTCATTAGAAGAAGTTGTGGATAAATTTTGCAACGAACTGATAGACCAACAAGTAAGAGTGGTTGTGGAAAGAAGTTGTGGTAGCATTAGAGATGAAATAGTCAAAAAAGCTTTTTCTCCAATAAATTAA